In one Rutidosis leptorrhynchoides isolate AG116_Rl617_1_P2 chromosome 8, CSIRO_AGI_Rlap_v1, whole genome shotgun sequence genomic region, the following are encoded:
- the LOC139861591 gene encoding equilibrative nucleotide transporter 3-like, whose translation MTTNSIDATVEQPPAKLEGKSYAVFVCGILGFGSLVAWNSMLTIGDYYYAVFPDYHPSRVLTLVYQPFAIGTMAILAYREAKINTRKRNIYGYILFFLCTGGLIVVDLASSGKGGIVNYIAICVLVAGFGVADAHVQGGMVGDLAFMDPVFMQSFFAGLAASGVLTSALRLITKASFDKASNGLRKGTMLFLAISTFCEFICIFLYAFVFGKLPIVKYYRAKAAREGSKTVTSDLAAAGIQTQPNQTVKLPERLSNKQLLIQNVDYGLDLYLIYVLTLSIFPGFLYENTGHHKLGSWYPLVLIAMYNVLDLIGRYTPLIKFTKIESRKALMILILSRVLFIPAFYFTAKYGDQGWMIFLIAALGWTNGHLTVCVMTVASKGYSGPEANALGNILVVFLLSGIFTGVALDWLWLIGNGSF comes from the exons ATGACAACCAATAGCATTGATGCTACCGTTGAGCAGCCTCCGGCTAAACTTGAG GGGAAGTCATATGCAGTATTTGTATGTGGGATTCTTGGATTTGGATCTTTGGTTGCATGGAATAGTATGTTAACCATAGGAGATTATTACTATGCAGTATTTCCT GATTACCATCCATCAAGAGTACTTACACTTGTGTACCAACCGTTCGCCATAGGAACAATGGCTATTCTTGCATATAGGGAAGCAAAAATCAATACTCGAAAACGTAATATTTATGGTTACATCTTGTTCTTTTTATGCACTGGAGGTCTCATTGTG GTTGATTTGGCCTCATCGGGGAAGGGCGGAATTGTAAATTACATCGCCATTTGTGTTTTGGTTGCTGGTTTTGGTGTTGCTGATGCTCATGTTCAAGGTGGAATGGTTGGTGATCTGGCCTTTATGGATCCAGTATTCATGCag TCTTTCTTTGCTGGTTTAGCAGCATCTGGTGTTCTAACCTCTGCTTTAAGGTTAATTACAAAAGCTTCTTTTGACAAAGCGTCGAATGGTCTACGAAAAGGGACTA TGTTATTTCTGGCTATCTCTACGTTCTGCGAGTTTATATGCATTTTTCTGTATGCATTTGTGTTTGGTAAGTTACCGATTGTGAAGTACTATCGCGCCAAAGCTGCACGAGAAGGGTCAAAAACTGTTACGTCTGATCTCGCTGCAGCAGGCATCCAAACTCAACCGAACCAAACT GTTAAGCTTCCTGAACGATTGAGCAACAAACAATTGTTGATACAGAACGTTGATTATGGGTTGGATTTGTACTTGATTTATGTTCTCACTTTATCGATCTTCCCTGGCTTCTTGTATGAAAATACAGGACATCATAAATTAGGCTCATG GTACCCACTAGTTCTAATCGCAATGTACAACGTTTTGGATTTGATAGGAAGATACACTCCTCTAATCAAATTTACAAAAATAGAATCGCGAAAGGCcctaatgattttaatattatcgCGTGTATTGTTCATTCCCGCATTTTATTTCACTGCAAAATACGGTGACCAGGGTTGGATGATTTTTCTTATTGCTGCACTTGGATGGACAAATGGTCATCTCACTGTATGTGTCATGACTGTAGCTTCAAAAGGTTACTCG GGTCCAGAAGCGAACGCTTTAGGAAACATTTTGGTTGTGTTTCTTCTATCCGGGATTTTCACGGGTGTCGCTCTCGATTGGCTATGGCTCATCGGTAACGGAAGCTTTTGA